A section of the Drosophila sechellia strain sech25 chromosome 3L, ASM438219v1, whole genome shotgun sequence genome encodes:
- the LOC6619395 gene encoding sterol regulatory element-binding protein 1, with protein MDTTLMNFIDAPMDESMDLFKAEDVFEPFDADLHPDMLDIILNDMDLAPTQMYNMLLDEPRTHPQQTQSVDQQPQSVEQQPHVKSEHSSPVHIKEEMQQQQQQQQSPLLVYKPDPLIAPSYNCPQQQQTGLLKAAQPTATIHHMDAQRLPPNATVYSPSLGSSFVYQSMSPPTSPVESASQNVNVMQPVAAAPAPAPLAQQSYPQPFITYNSKAGITSDEAMYLLLQPTVASPTPSPPVAPPPTSTGSRASKVRVAPLAPSPGAMEVQGKVPINRVQPKVKEVKRSAHNAIERRYRTSINDKINELKNLVVGEQAKLNKSAVLRKSIDKIRDLQRQNHDLKAELQRLQRELMARDGSKVKDLLQLGTRPGRASKKRRESSQTFTTDAGLTPPRSDESDPSLSPMHSDISLPPSPYGGSTASCSSGSSSSNEEPLVVPSSMRGMATHSRLGLCMFMFAILAVNPFKTFLQRGHYGSNDDLGDMSGQRRILSYDVEGEGFVVWQQSSWIWLLNFTLMLGCLVKLLVYGDPQLDSQTDAYCQHRQRADFYFGQGQSAQAYAGYLNCLHMFGLSLPASRLECYLQTTWQFLRFLFHRLWLGRVLSRRTGGLFSNAASRKQALASARELALLFNRLNQLQLTGNGGRGDMNGIMMALFASNMAEVAHNLLTPRETICIHVMTALRMKRSAPKWLQQLFARYYMSRARQECGRTRATEQTQELRWAFTAYGYRYCATHVFTYDLSDSGEQDGFFTRLRNPCDPAAHVMKQYREHLLFKAIQCLVGAGHKSGGLPTSSVSGEAEQLQQQQHSGTIVSNVLKYTSLLKDTLWADEDERDTNVVWWADVLETAVHWLLGEDTLAEQLYGRIKQMPTQLQQCGENDHLPKALHAVLRAKMILLKNNGNALDKSLKQLVNILCDESSVQLQECLTVNRITDAKGIKLLFQLLTCDWLLETRTALWELEHMNMEDDGFYQVPGEVLEKFQTDLNSLRSIVENIPNAQSRIYLYEAVCRLMAGASPCPTQQLLDRSLRSRNAHSSIFCGSKDRRHQNFVGGERERASAMYVACKYLPPALLSSPGERAGMLAEAAKTLEKVGDKRKLKECYQLMKSLGNGIGSVKA; from the exons ATGGACACGACACTGATGAACTTCATAGACGCTCCGATGGATGAGTCCATGGATTTGTTCAAAGCGGAGGATGTGTTCGAACCGTTCGACGCCGACCTGCACCCGGACATGCTGGACATCATCCTCAACGACATGGACCTGGCGCCGACGCAGATGTACAACATGCTGCTGGACGAGCCTCGAACGCATCCCCAGCAGACGCAGTCCGTGGATCAGCAGCCGCAGTCCGTCGAACAACAGCCGCACGTGAAGAGCGAGCACTCTTCGCCAGTGCACATCAAGGAggagatgcagcagcagcagcagcaacaacagtcgcCGCTGCTCGTATACAAGCCGGATCCCCTCATAGCCCCGAGCTACAATTGTCcccagcaacagcaaacgGGCCTTTTAAAGGCTGCCCAGCCAACGGCCACCATACATCACATGGACGCCCAGCGACTGCCGCCGAACGCGACGGTGTATTCCCCATCTCTGGGCAGTAGCTTTGTCTACCAGTCCATGTCCCCGCCCACGTCGCCGGTGGAGTCAGCGTCCCAGAATGTAAATGTCATGCAGCCCGTTgctgcagctcctgctcctgctcctttgGCCCAGCAGTCGTATCCGCAACCCTTCATTACGTACAACTCTAAGGCCGGAATAACCTCCGATGAAGCCATGTACTTGCTCTTGCAGCCCACGGTGGCCAGTCCAACGCCATCTCCACCTGTAGCTCCACCACCGACAAGCACAGGTAGTAGGGCCAGCAAGGTGCGAGTGGCACCACTGGCTCCTTCACCTGGCGCTATGGAAGTCCAAGGCAAGGTACCTATCAACCGGGTTCAACCCAAGGTGAAGGAAGTAAAGCGCTCGGCCCACAACGCCATCGAGCGGCGCTATCGCACCTCAATCAACGACAAGATTAACGAGCTGAAGAACTTGGTGGTGGGAGAGCAGGCCAAGCTGAACAAGTCCGCAGTACTGCGGAAATCCATAGACAAGATTCGAGATCTGCAACGCCAGAATCACGATCTAAAGGCAGAGTTGCAGCGCCTGCAGAGGGAGCTAATGGCCCGCGACGGCTCCAAGGTGAAGGATCTACTTCAGCTGGGCACTCGGCCTGGTAGAGCATCCAAGAAGCGCCGCGAGAGCTCGCAGACCTTTACCACGGATGCCGGACTGACGCCGCCACGCAGCGATGAATCGGATCCTTCGCTCTCGCCCATGCATTCGGACATTTCGTTGCCGCCATCACCCTATGGTGGATCCACCGCCAGctgcagcagtggcagcagcagcagcaatgaAGAACCACTGGTGGTGCCCAGCTCTATGCGCGGCATGGCCACCCACTCTCGCCTCGGACTCTGCATGTTTATGTTTGCCATCCTGGCCGTCAATCCCTTCAAGACCTTCCTCCAGCGCGGCCACTATGGCAGTAATGATGATCTTGGCGACATGAGCGGTCAAAGACGCATTCTCTCTTACGACGTGGAAG GTGAAGGTTTTGTTGTCTGGCAGCAGAGTTCCTGGATATGGCTATTGAACTTCACGCTGATGCTTGGCTGCTTGGTGAAACTTCTGGTTTACGGTGATCCGCAGCTGGACTCGCAGACGGACGCCTACTGTCAGCATAGGCAGCGGGCTGATTTCTATTTCGGCCAAGGACAGTCGGCTCAGGCCTACGCTGGTTACCTCAACTGTCTGCATATGTTTGGGTTAAGTCTGCCGGCGTCACGCTTGGAGTGTTACTTGCAGACCACGTGGCAGTTTCTTCGGTTTCTCTTCCATCGCCTCTGGCTGGGTCGGGTGCTGTCGCGGCGGACCGGTGGGCTGTTTAGCAACGCCGCCAGCAGGAAACAGGCGCTGGCCTCTGCACGCGAACTGgccctgctcttcaaccgacTGAATCAATTGCAACTGACTGGAAACGGAGGCCGCGGCGATATGAACGGCATTATGATGGCACTATTCGCCAGCAACATGGCTGAAGTGGCGCACAATCTACTGACACCGCGCGAGACTATCTGCATCCACGTAATGACAGCGTTGCGAATGAAGCGCAGTGCCCCCAAGTGGTTGCAACAGCTCTTCGCCCGATACTACATGAGCCGGGCTCGTCAAGAGTGCGGTCGCACTAGGGCCACCGAGCAAACGCAGGAGCTACGTTGGGCATTCACAGCCTATGGATATCGCTACTGCGCCACGCACGTCTTCACGTACGATCTGAGCGACTCCGGCGAGCAGGATGGATTCTTCACACGTCTTAGGAATCCATGTGATCCCGCTGCCCACGTCATGAAG CAATATCGTGAGCATTTGCTGTTTAAGGCCATTCAGTGTCTGGTGGGAGCGGGCCACAAGTCGGGAGGCCTGCCCACATCTTCTGTCAGCGGAGAGGCGGAACagttgcagcaacagcagcacagCGGCACCATTGTCAGCAATGTGCTCAAGTACACGTCCCTCCTTAAGGACACTCTGTGGGCTGATGAGGATGAGCGGGATACAAACGTGGTGTGGTGGGCCGATGTTTTGGAGACCGCAGTGCACTGGCTCCTTGGTGAAGACACGCTGGCCGAGCAATTGTACGGCAGGATCAAGCAAATGCCCACGCAGCTGCAACAGTGCGGCGAAAACGATCATCTGCCCAAGGCGCTGCATGCAGTGCTGCGAGCTAAGATGATCTTACTAAA AAACAATGGCAACGCACTGGACAAAAGTCTCAAGCAACTGGTTAATATCCTCTGCGATGAGTCGAGTGTGCAGCTCCAAGAGTGCTTGACTGTTAACCGGATCACCGACGCCAAGGGTATAAAGCTG CTTTTCCAGTTGCTAACCTGCGATTGGCTGCTCGAGACTAGGACTGCTCTGTGGGAGCTGGAGCACATGAATATGGAGGATGATGGCTTCTACCAAGTGCCCGGTGAAGTGCTCGAGAAGTTCCAGACCGATTTGAACTCGTTGCGCAGCATTGTGGAGAATATACCG AACGCCCAATCGCGCATATATTTGTACGAGGCAGTTTGTCGCCTGATGGCTGGAGCCTCACCGTGTCCAACGCAACAGCTCTTGGACAGGAGTCTGCGATCACGCAACGCCCACTCGTCCATCTTCTGCGGCAGCAAGGATCGCCGGCACCAGAACTTCGTGGGCGGAGAGCGGGAACGGGCGTCGGCCATGTACGTGGCCTGCAAGTATCTTCCTCCGGCGCTGCTCAGCTCCCCGGGTGAACGTGCTGGCATGTTAGCCGAGGCGGCCAAGACCCTGGAGAAGGTGGGCGACAAGCGGAAGCTGAAGGAGTGCTACCAGCTGATGAAGTCGCTGGGCAACGGCATTGGCAGCGTGAAGGCTTAG
- the LOC6619397 gene encoding uncharacterized protein LOC6619397: MDKLGLGCPFSFLVGKPQSMSGGPGFLDLNYDCYLQIFSYLNVLEDQLNLGRAHPLFQVVLKDILRTRYKKINVRLLKTIPDWKFLLQLCGSEVSRCEVPHGSWDEPFTYPFLVLLGQHCPNLRQAVIIFMHAVTESPPKSGDRGYIMQLLLQLPSLTNLTLIDARSAQLDQLRHFSKLEALDLDGIDPNLGNASFQQMFENMTCLKRLLLNFGLNRRRSHQVPLLADKFPNLDHLTLENFDVNFPELGEFKGLRSLRLISRWTAEVDNDFYRSVSKSASNLQKLQLISVRVRGDQVHHILAISQLNALDCDNWPAQSVSQLGQLKDLECLALDCIDLPANPIRQLMLLVKNCYKLNHLRLGTRWKMPTEDVNLFLEKVAGARADRKDKLLLTLDFIKTPDTRKKFTNIFRDHKHLQVSFDGATCHNCLRDTLSKCDTIFD; encoded by the exons ATGGACAAACTGGGATTAGGCTGCCCCTTCTCCTTCCTGGTCGGAAAACCGCAGAGTATGAGTGGGGGACCCGGTTTCCTGGATCTCAACTACGACTGCTACCTTCAGATATTTTCATATCTGAATGTGCTGGAGGATCAGCTAAATCTAGGCCGTGCCCATCCACTATTCCAGGTTGTACTGAAGGACATTTTGCGAACGCGCTACAAAAAAATCAATGTGCGCCTTCTGAAAACTATTCCGGACTGGAAGTTCCTGCTTCAGCTGTGCGGTTCCGAAGTGTCCAGATGCGAAGTGCCCCATGGTAGCTGGGATGAGCCCTTTACCTACCCCTTCCTGGTGCTCCTGGGACAGCACTGCCCCAATCTGCGACAGGCAGTCATCATATTTATGCACGCCGTCACAGAGTCGCCGCCGAAGAGTGGCGACAGGGGCTACATCATGCAGCTTCTCCTGCAGCTACCCAGTCTAACCAATCTCACTCTGATCGATGCCAGATCTGCACAGC TAGATCAATTGCGGCACTTCAGTAAACTGGAGGCCTTGGACTTGGATGGAATCGACCCAAACCTCGGCAACGCCTCCTTCCAGCAAATGTTTGAAAATATGACTTGTCTGAAGCGACTGCTTCTTAATTTCGGACTGAATCGCAGGAGATCTCACCAGGTCCCGCTGTTGGCAGATAAGTTCCCCAACTTAGATCACCTTACTCTCGAAAACTTTGATGTGAACTTCCCGGAGTTGGGTGAATTTAAAGGCCTCCGATCCCTACGCCTAATCTCACGTTGGACAGCGGAAGTGGACAACGACTTTTATAGGTCGGTGTCCAAAAGCGCTAGTAACCTCCAAAAGCTACAGCTCATATCCGTCCGCGTtagaggtgaccaagtgcatCACATTCTGGCGATTAGCCAACTCAACGCTCTGGACTGTGATAACTGGCCAGCTCAATCGGTGTCCCAGTTGGGCCAGTTGAAAGACCTCGAGTGCCTGGCCCTGGATTGCATTGACTTACCTGCAAACCCAATTCGCCAACTTATGTTGTTGGTAAAAAATTGCTATAAGCTAAATCATCTGAGATTGGGAACACGTTGGAAGATGCCCACCGAGGATGTAAATCTATTTTTGGAAAAAGTGGCGGGTGCACGAGCGGATCGGAAAGATAAGCTTTTGCTAACGCTCGACTTCATTAAGACACCGGATACTCGGAAAAAG TTCACAAATATTTTCAGGGATCATAAACACTTGCAAGTGAGTTTTGATGGAGCCACATGTCATAACTGTCTCCGGGATACCCTCTCTAAGTGCGATACCATCTTTGACTAG